GGGCGCCACGTCCATCAACGAAATGGACACAGAACTGGATCGCGACGCCCAGGCCATCCATGCGCGCGCCTTGAAAATCAACGAGGATCTGGAGGGTAAGGCGGACGACAAGATTTACCGCGGAATCAACAACTACGCGCAGTACTACAAGAAGCAGGACACGGCGGCGGGAAATGCCAGTTCCGGCATGGTGCGAAGCGGCCCGATTAGGGCTCCAGCTCACCTGCGGGCCACCGTGAGGTGGGATTATCAGCCGGATATCTGCAAGGACTACAAGGAAACGGGCTACTGTGGCTTCGGCGACAGCTGCAAGTTCCTGCACGATCGCAGCGATTACAAAGCTGGCTGGCAGCTCGAGATGGATCATGAGAATGAGCGGCGGGGTGATGCCGACTCTGATGGCGACGATGGCAAATATGAGATCCACTCTGACGAGGAATCTCTGCCCTTTAAATGCCACATCTGTCGGCAGAGCTTCGTCAATCCCGTGGTGACCAAGTGAGTGAACACAATAATTTAGAATTGGGCATCAATATTTTAGGAATACTTTTACAAAATATCCCCTTTTGTTCACAGATGCAAGCATTATTTCTGTGAAAAGTGCGCCCTGGCCCAGTAT
Above is a genomic segment from Drosophila kikkawai strain 14028-0561.14 chromosome 3R, DkikHiC1v2, whole genome shotgun sequence containing:
- the mdlc gene encoding E3 ubiquitin-protein ligase RNF113A; translation: MSEEAASTSAFGFKKRNINKGAAMRRKKESSSSNDSAKSSDEEAQGKSTAMARAENRRKRTNPNFQSTKTLNKAKRLAGAPDGDSSSSAAEDDKLGVAYKSKREALPSGPQDQGATSINEMDTELDRDAQAIHARALKINEDLEGKADDKIYRGINNYAQYYKKQDTAAGNASSGMVRSGPIRAPAHLRATVRWDYQPDICKDYKETGYCGFGDSCKFLHDRSDYKAGWQLEMDHENERRGDADSDGDDGKYEIHSDEESLPFKCHICRQSFVNPVVTKCKHYFCEKCALAQYKKSQRCIICSQQTNGIFNPAKELIARLKTNPMENSDSEAEEEGSKNHEEEPAQEISSGDSD